In Gimesia benthica, a single window of DNA contains:
- a CDS encoding OmpH family outer membrane protein: MTSATVLAIVGCFACFTETASAQNNAPSKTSSVVHKVGLIDMAHVFKNYEKFTALREELKTEIQQSDAKAKAMAEQIQAVQKEMQDFKQGSPEYLAREKQLAQAASDFEAFRKVAQRDFLRKESRIYHTIYMEVTETVQKYAKIYNYTLIMRFNRESLDTDDPKKLIQGMNRQVVFHRADDDITLSVLDYLNRNYKSQAGAAGGSATRPTPGKTRQ; this comes from the coding sequence ATGACATCTGCTACAGTTCTTGCTATTGTTGGTTGCTTTGCCTGTTTCACCGAAACAGCATCTGCACAAAACAATGCTCCCAGCAAGACCTCTTCTGTGGTACACAAAGTGGGCCTGATTGATATGGCTCATGTGTTCAAGAACTACGAGAAATTCACCGCCCTGCGTGAAGAGCTCAAAACTGAAATTCAGCAGAGCGATGCCAAAGCGAAAGCCATGGCAGAGCAGATTCAGGCTGTTCAGAAAGAGATGCAGGATTTCAAACAGGGCAGCCCTGAGTACCTGGCTCGCGAAAAGCAGCTGGCCCAGGCCGCTTCCGACTTCGAAGCATTCCGTAAAGTAGCACAGCGTGATTTTCTGCGGAAAGAATCCCGGATCTATCACACCATTTACATGGAAGTGACTGAAACGGTTCAGAAGTACGCAAAGATCTACAACTACACTCTGATCATGCGGTTTAATCGTGAAAGCCTCGACACCGATGATCCCAAGAAACTGATCCAGGGTATGAATCGCCAGGTGGTATTTCATCGTGCTGACGATGACATCACTCTGTCCGTTCTGGACTACCTGAACCGCAACTACAAGAGCCAGGCAGGAGCTGCCGGTGGTTCTGCTACTCGTCCGACTCCCGGTAAAACCCGGCAGTAG
- a CDS encoding nucleoside permease encodes MSSQQSPLSIGIRLSIMMFLEFFVWGAWYVTVGNYMGANGMGDAIYWAYTVGPIAAIVSPFILGMVADRFFSSERVLAVLMVIGGAALYYAPHVVGPDGEGSKTFILLLLLHMLCYMPTLGLTNTIAFSHLKNQEVWFPLVRVFGTLGWIVANVVVSKFMQADMTPKPLFVAGGAAVLMGIYSLTLPHTPPPSKGKEISIRDILGLDSLALLKDRSFLVFMVSSLLICIPLAAYYAYAPVFVADAGIANPAFKMSFGQMSEVLFMVLMPFFFKFLGVKRMLLFGMFAWVVRYGLFAAGATDGVVWMIVIGILLHGICYDFFFVTGQIYVDQKAGPSIRAQAQGFLVFATQGVGMLLGALISGNLINTIVTGEGAAKLQNWKEFWIIPTVAALVIMVLFFLLFKDSPQAPQEVSEEDVAKAAGAEEMV; translated from the coding sequence ATGTCCTCACAACAATCGCCACTCAGCATTGGTATTCGTCTCTCAATTATGATGTTCCTGGAGTTCTTCGTCTGGGGAGCCTGGTATGTAACCGTTGGTAACTACATGGGAGCCAACGGAATGGGGGATGCGATTTACTGGGCATACACTGTGGGTCCGATCGCGGCGATCGTCTCACCTTTTATCCTGGGTATGGTTGCAGACCGCTTTTTCTCTTCCGAACGCGTCCTGGCCGTGCTGATGGTCATCGGCGGTGCTGCACTCTATTATGCTCCGCATGTAGTAGGACCTGATGGGGAAGGGAGCAAAACATTCATCCTGTTACTTCTGTTACACATGTTGTGTTACATGCCGACCCTGGGGCTGACCAATACAATCGCTTTTTCGCATCTCAAGAATCAGGAAGTCTGGTTCCCGCTGGTCCGTGTTTTCGGAACCCTGGGCTGGATTGTCGCTAACGTCGTGGTCAGTAAATTCATGCAAGCCGACATGACTCCCAAGCCACTGTTCGTGGCTGGTGGAGCTGCAGTGCTGATGGGGATTTACAGTCTGACCCTGCCACACACTCCGCCACCGTCTAAAGGTAAAGAAATTTCAATTCGGGATATTCTCGGACTGGATTCGCTGGCCCTGCTGAAAGATCGATCTTTTCTGGTCTTCATGGTCAGCTCACTGCTGATCTGTATTCCCCTGGCAGCTTATTACGCTTACGCACCGGTGTTTGTCGCCGATGCCGGTATTGCGAACCCTGCATTTAAGATGTCCTTCGGTCAGATGTCCGAAGTGTTGTTCATGGTGCTGATGCCCTTCTTCTTCAAATTCCTGGGAGTGAAACGCATGCTGCTGTTCGGCATGTTCGCCTGGGTTGTCCGTTATGGCCTGTTTGCTGCTGGAGCCACTGATGGTGTTGTCTGGATGATTGTCATCGGGATTCTGCTGCACGGTATCTGTTATGACTTCTTTTTTGTAACAGGGCAGATCTATGTCGATCAGAAAGCGGGACCCTCAATTCGTGCTCAGGCCCAGGGCTTTCTGGTATTCGCGACTCAGGGAGTTGGGATGTTGCTGGGGGCACTGATCAGCGGAAACCTGATCAATACGATTGTGACCGGCGAAGGAGCAGCCAAACTACAGAACTGGAAAGAGTTCTGGATCATTCCGACCGTAGCAGCGCTGGTGATTATGGTCCTGTTCTTCCTGTTGTTTAAGGATTCTCCACAGGCACCTCAAGAAGTCAGCGAAGAAGATGTCGCGAAGGCCGCTGGTGCCGAAGAGATGGTCTAA
- the lpxA gene encoding acyl-ACP--UDP-N-acetylglucosamine O-acyltransferase → MATSISNLSYVDPQAEIGEDVTIGPFCFVGPDVKIGNGTVLDSHVSITGHTTIGERNRFFPTSVIGSEPQDAGYHGAPTRLIIGDDNLFREGCTIHRGAEKEDHCTRIGNRNTFLCNSHVAHNCRIFDDVTLVNGVLLGGHVHVHDRAIVSGNTVVHQFCTVGTLAFVSGGARATIDVPPFMICTGSDDFRVRFVNLVGMQRAGISESSIAVIRKAYRLFYRKNKKLDEVREIFSQELEGVMPMALQTLFNHFEGIQGSKAGRGREAAARSAKYVPEENSQDSTRRAA, encoded by the coding sequence ATGGCGACAAGTATCTCAAATCTCTCCTACGTCGATCCCCAGGCAGAAATTGGAGAGGATGTGACAATCGGTCCGTTCTGTTTTGTGGGACCGGATGTCAAAATTGGGAATGGGACTGTACTGGACAGTCATGTTTCCATCACGGGACATACTACAATTGGCGAACGAAATCGTTTTTTCCCGACATCAGTCATTGGCAGCGAGCCACAGGATGCCGGCTATCATGGTGCTCCCACCCGATTGATTATCGGTGACGACAACCTGTTTCGAGAAGGATGCACGATTCATCGCGGCGCCGAAAAAGAAGACCACTGCACACGCATTGGCAATCGAAATACATTCCTGTGTAATTCTCATGTCGCGCACAACTGCCGGATCTTTGATGATGTGACACTCGTCAACGGCGTGCTGCTGGGCGGACATGTGCATGTGCACGACCGGGCGATTGTTTCCGGAAACACGGTCGTCCATCAGTTCTGTACGGTAGGAACGCTGGCCTTCGTCAGCGGCGGTGCCCGGGCCACGATCGACGTGCCTCCCTTTATGATCTGCACGGGCTCCGATGATTTTCGCGTGCGGTTTGTCAACCTGGTTGGCATGCAGCGTGCGGGAATTTCGGAGAGCTCAATTGCAGTCATCCGCAAAGCGTACCGTCTGTTCTATCGCAAGAATAAAAAACTGGACGAAGTCCGCGAAATTTTCAGTCAGGAACTGGAGGGTGTAATGCCTATGGCATTGCAGACTCTGTTTAATCATTTTGAAGGAATTCAGGGGAGTAAAGCGGGACGAGGACGCGAAGCAGCCGCCCGCAGCGCCAAATACGTTCCTGAAGAAAACAGTCAAGATTCAACACGGAGAGCAGCATGA
- a CDS encoding endo-1,4-beta-xylanase has product MGNLRFLIAPTQVPEDWSDLHRAYLNAVDGRVFPTRIEVDGNVLTFRRQTSQSCKLNIVWHVTDFGRPIVRTASLAEREEPYVLSLELARGKISTLKDQLSNWQIAGLVIPQALVKLHDEAFHAFSQAAVIQDQLERCSELADLALQKAHAAAEMLVQLYARQRLTILHQRAQSLKLPVSLGCNLGTLIPDSSERAQICQAFDAVNVDLVNWKNIELYEGEQNWDQCDQQVDWCEKNNLLIRGGCLLDFAPEGLPDWLESWKLDMVNFQSIVSHFIETAITRYTGSIRNWTLVSAMNTGGVFGLNEETRLTLTARAIEVAKQTDDSIQCFIRVEQPWGDYLSKGQHQLSPMQFVDAIDRLGVGLSGIDLELSIGYFPNGSHHHDMLDMSKLIDKWSMLNLPLHLTLAFPSDDTVVNERDKSISRVQASQWKTGWSEAAQSEWLELYLPLLLAKPAVTGVYWSQFRDQDDCRFPHSGLVNQDGKAKPALDTVTKYHRQYWRA; this is encoded by the coding sequence ATGGGCAACTTGCGCTTTTTAATTGCACCTACTCAAGTACCTGAAGACTGGTCTGATCTTCACCGCGCTTATCTGAACGCCGTCGACGGACGTGTGTTTCCTACGCGGATTGAGGTGGACGGAAATGTTCTCACTTTCCGCCGCCAGACATCACAAAGCTGCAAACTGAATATCGTCTGGCACGTCACTGACTTTGGCCGCCCGATCGTGCGGACTGCCTCCCTTGCAGAACGCGAAGAACCCTACGTTCTCTCACTGGAACTGGCCCGTGGAAAAATTTCCACGCTCAAAGATCAGTTGAGCAACTGGCAGATCGCCGGTCTGGTCATTCCCCAGGCACTGGTCAAGCTGCACGACGAAGCCTTCCATGCATTTTCCCAGGCGGCCGTCATCCAGGATCAACTGGAACGCTGCTCGGAACTCGCCGACCTCGCCCTGCAGAAAGCGCATGCCGCAGCTGAAATGCTGGTCCAGCTTTATGCACGTCAGCGTCTGACGATTCTGCATCAGCGGGCACAGTCACTGAAACTACCCGTTTCACTGGGCTGTAACCTGGGAACCCTGATTCCTGACAGTTCCGAACGGGCTCAGATCTGCCAGGCCTTTGATGCCGTCAACGTGGATCTGGTGAACTGGAAAAACATCGAACTCTACGAGGGCGAGCAGAACTGGGACCAGTGCGATCAGCAGGTTGACTGGTGCGAAAAAAACAATCTGCTGATTCGTGGAGGCTGCCTGCTCGATTTCGCCCCGGAAGGACTCCCCGACTGGCTCGAGTCCTGGAAGCTGGATATGGTCAACTTCCAGAGCATCGTTTCCCATTTCATTGAGACCGCGATCACCCGGTATACGGGCAGTATTCGAAACTGGACGCTGGTTTCTGCCATGAACACCGGCGGCGTCTTCGGACTCAATGAAGAGACCCGGCTCACTCTCACCGCCCGCGCCATCGAAGTTGCTAAACAGACGGATGACTCCATCCAGTGTTTCATCAGAGTCGAACAGCCCTGGGGAGATTACCTTTCCAAGGGGCAGCACCAGCTCTCTCCCATGCAGTTCGTCGATGCCATCGACCGACTGGGAGTCGGGCTTTCCGGAATCGACCTGGAACTGAGCATCGGTTATTTCCCGAACGGCTCGCATCATCATGACATGCTGGATATGTCAAAACTGATTGACAAATGGAGCATGCTGAACCTGCCGCTGCACCTGACCCTGGCTTTCCCCAGTGACGATACGGTCGTCAACGAACGGGACAAAAGCATCTCGCGGGTCCAGGCCAGCCAGTGGAAAACCGGCTGGAGTGAAGCCGCCCAGTCGGAGTGGCTTGAGCTTTATCTCCCCCTGCTGCTGGCCAAGCCGGCCGTAACCGGCGTTTACTGGTCGCAGTTCCGCGATCAGGATGACTGTCGTTTTCCCCACTCGGGTCTGGTTAACCAGGACGGCAAAGCCAAACCGGCCCTGGACACGGTCACGAAGTACCATCGCCAATACTGGCGCGCCTGA
- a CDS encoding DUF1571 domain-containing protein, which translates to MVKQFAYQTRIVLGRQMGKVAAFTGVLALALTASLTQVNNLHAETPSSGHALDPAIRLAMQSYETTADIKDFQGTFIKREKVGRRMQPTHTMQIKFREKPLSVYLNFLNPHEGREVIYFHGRNGNQILAHETGIKGLVGTVSLQPNSPQAMDESRYPITTIGIRKMLYQILKQWNEERKQDAGVAVKYFPDAKLGNMQCKVLQTSYPQQRQGIRFQMTRLYIDKATNLPVRVEQYDWPTRRNAKPELVEEYTYSNIRTNVGLTDADFDPQNPNYNF; encoded by the coding sequence ATGGTAAAACAATTCGCTTACCAAACGCGCATCGTTCTGGGTCGCCAGATGGGAAAAGTGGCTGCGTTCACTGGAGTTCTTGCTCTCGCCCTGACCGCCAGCCTCACTCAGGTCAATAACCTGCACGCTGAAACCCCCAGTTCAGGCCATGCTCTGGATCCGGCTATCCGCCTGGCAATGCAGAGCTACGAAACAACGGCTGACATCAAAGACTTTCAGGGGACCTTCATCAAACGTGAAAAAGTAGGACGCAGAATGCAGCCTACTCACACGATGCAGATCAAGTTTCGTGAAAAACCACTCAGTGTCTATCTGAACTTCCTCAATCCTCATGAAGGACGTGAAGTGATCTACTTCCATGGTCGCAATGGAAACCAGATCCTCGCACACGAAACAGGCATTAAAGGTCTGGTCGGTACCGTCTCTCTGCAGCCTAACAGCCCGCAGGCCATGGATGAAAGCCGCTACCCGATTACAACCATCGGCATTCGCAAAATGCTGTACCAGATTCTGAAACAATGGAATGAAGAACGGAAACAGGATGCTGGCGTTGCTGTCAAATACTTCCCGGATGCCAAACTGGGCAACATGCAGTGTAAAGTTCTGCAGACCAGCTACCCTCAACAGCGTCAGGGAATCCGCTTCCAGATGACCCGACTCTACATCGACAAAGCAACCAACCTGCCCGTACGCGTCGAACAGTATGACTGGCCGACACGTCGCAACGCGAAACCGGAACTGGTGGAAGAATACACCTACTCCAACATCCGCACTAACGTTGGTCTGACCGATGCTGACTTCGATCCGCAGAACCCGAATTACAACTTCTAA
- a CDS encoding Gfo/Idh/MocA family protein yields MSSLNVAVVGVGALGRHHARILAGMEGVNLCAVADTNPDQGQAIAEQHGTRWVANYRELFDSVDAVSLAVPTHAHLAIAGEFLSQQIPVLVEKPIACNLAEAEELVQIAEANQTLLQIGHVERFNPATQAAFQRCPQPRFIRSERVSPYTFRSTDIGVIHDLLIHDIDLVLSVVQSPLQSVEAFGISVMGEHEDAVQARLRFQNGCIADLTASRICPVAKRTMQLWGVSGCVTVDFTSREVNSYRPSETLLYGTPPLERARKAGVNLEALKQEVFGTFLKVENPEVSSADALTAELSSFVESIRSNTAPLVGGTQALEAMQVAERVLEAVNAHQWDGSQQGPVGPFIQFPNEQRRMAG; encoded by the coding sequence ATGAGTTCATTGAACGTGGCCGTCGTCGGGGTCGGAGCTTTAGGGCGGCATCACGCCCGGATTTTAGCTGGCATGGAAGGGGTCAATCTGTGCGCAGTCGCCGATACCAATCCTGATCAGGGACAGGCCATCGCCGAACAGCATGGCACCCGCTGGGTGGCGAATTACCGTGAGCTGTTTGATTCCGTGGACGCGGTTTCTCTGGCCGTACCAACCCATGCCCATCTGGCGATCGCGGGTGAATTTCTTTCCCAGCAGATTCCCGTACTGGTCGAAAAACCAATCGCCTGTAACCTGGCAGAAGCAGAAGAACTGGTGCAGATTGCAGAAGCGAATCAGACTCTTTTGCAGATTGGTCATGTCGAGCGTTTCAATCCGGCAACCCAGGCTGCTTTCCAGCGCTGTCCGCAACCACGCTTCATTCGCAGCGAACGTGTCAGCCCTTACACTTTCCGTTCAACTGATATCGGTGTGATTCACGACCTGTTGATTCATGACATTGACCTGGTACTGTCCGTCGTCCAGTCTCCGCTGCAAAGCGTGGAAGCGTTTGGCATCTCAGTGATGGGCGAACATGAAGACGCCGTTCAGGCGCGGCTGCGATTCCAGAATGGATGTATTGCCGACCTGACTGCCAGCCGGATCTGTCCGGTAGCGAAACGGACCATGCAGCTCTGGGGCGTTTCCGGATGCGTGACCGTTGACTTCACCAGCCGGGAAGTCAACTCCTATCGACCTTCCGAAACTCTGCTGTACGGCACTCCTCCCCTGGAGCGCGCCCGGAAAGCAGGCGTAAACCTGGAAGCATTGAAACAGGAAGTCTTCGGAACGTTTCTGAAAGTGGAGAATCCCGAAGTTTCTTCGGCAGATGCCCTGACTGCAGAGCTGAGCAGCTTTGTGGAATCGATCCGTAGTAATACAGCGCCCCTGGTAGGCGGAACCCAGGCTCTGGAAGCAATGCAGGTTGCAGAGCGAGTACTGGAAGCAGTCAATGCTCATCAGTGGGATGGAAGCCAGCAGGGACCTGTTGGCCCCTTCATCCAGTTTCCGAACGAACAACGCCGCATGGCCGGCTAG
- the bcp gene encoding thioredoxin-dependent thiol peroxidase produces the protein MATDSKVPEVGKRAPAFTLPAYPEGKVRLSEFKGEKNVLLYFYPKDNTPGCTTESCDFRDRVTTFKKNDTVILGISPDSVKSHEKFATKFELPFTLLADEDHAIAEKYGVWVEKSMYGKKYMGIQRATFLIDKEGKIAAAWPKVKVNGHAEEVAQALKELD, from the coding sequence ATGGCTACCGATAGCAAAGTACCTGAAGTTGGCAAGCGTGCTCCTGCTTTTACTCTCCCCGCTTATCCGGAAGGCAAAGTCCGCCTGAGCGAATTCAAAGGGGAAAAGAACGTACTCCTGTACTTCTACCCCAAAGACAATACTCCGGGCTGCACCACTGAATCCTGTGACTTCCGGGATCGGGTTACTACCTTCAAGAAAAATGACACCGTCATTCTGGGTATCAGCCCCGACTCGGTTAAGTCTCACGAAAAATTCGCGACCAAGTTCGAGCTGCCTTTTACCCTGCTCGCAGACGAAGACCATGCCATTGCTGAGAAGTATGGCGTGTGGGTAGAAAAGAGCATGTACGGTAAGAAGTACATGGGGATCCAGCGTGCGACCTTCCTGATCGACAAGGAAGGCAAGATTGCCGCAGCCTGGCCCAAAGTGAAAGTCAACGGACACGCCGAAGAGGTCGCCCAGGCATTAAAAGAGCTTGACTGA
- a CDS encoding phosphoribosylaminoimidazolesuccinocarboxamide synthase: MTSSAFTESSLTGIPVKRGKVRDVYDFGDRLLFVATDRISAFDWILSPGIPDKGRVLTQISRFWFERFTTIPNHLLSMDPADLPLPADADLEALRGRCMVVRKTEVVPFECVVRGYLSGSGWKDYRATGAVCGIDLPAGLKQSDQLPEPLFTPATKAESGHDENVSFEVMSQAIGKELADSLREKSIQIYQQGSEYARERGIILADTKFEFGLLDGTPILIDEVLTPDSSRFWPAETYQPGGAQPSLDKQFVRDWLETTDWDKNSTPPVLPDQIVEKTREKYFEAYKMLTGEECTW, translated from the coding sequence ATGACATCCTCCGCGTTTACCGAAAGTTCACTCACCGGCATTCCCGTCAAACGGGGAAAAGTCCGCGATGTATATGATTTTGGCGATCGGCTGCTGTTTGTGGCCACCGATCGAATCAGTGCCTTCGACTGGATTCTCTCACCAGGAATTCCCGACAAGGGGCGGGTGTTGACCCAGATCAGTCGGTTCTGGTTTGAACGATTCACCACGATTCCGAATCATCTGCTGAGCATGGATCCAGCCGATCTGCCGCTCCCCGCTGATGCCGATCTCGAAGCGCTGCGTGGCCGTTGCATGGTGGTACGGAAGACCGAAGTGGTTCCCTTTGAATGTGTCGTCCGCGGCTATCTGTCCGGATCTGGGTGGAAAGACTATCGGGCGACTGGAGCCGTATGTGGTATCGATTTGCCAGCGGGTCTCAAACAGAGTGATCAACTGCCCGAGCCCCTGTTTACACCGGCAACCAAAGCGGAGTCCGGCCATGATGAAAACGTCTCATTCGAAGTGATGAGTCAGGCCATCGGTAAGGAACTGGCTGACAGCCTGCGGGAAAAGAGTATCCAGATTTATCAGCAGGGTTCTGAATATGCCCGGGAACGTGGCATCATCCTGGCCGACACCAAATTTGAGTTCGGCCTGCTGGACGGAACACCGATTCTGATTGATGAAGTTCTGACTCCCGACAGCTCCCGTTTCTGGCCTGCGGAGACCTACCAGCCGGGTGGCGCACAGCCTTCGCTCGATAAGCAGTTCGTTCGCGACTGGCTGGAGACGACCGACTGGGATAAGAACAGCACTCCCCCTGTACTGCCGGATCAGATTGTTGAAAAGACGCGCGAGAAGTATTTTGAAGCATACAAAATGCTGACCGGCGAGGAATGTACCTGGTAG
- the lpxC gene encoding UDP-3-O-acyl-N-acetylglucosamine deacetylase has product MRTRQQRTLARSVQCSGVGIFTNSDVKIRFFPAPENHGIQFVRTDLSGSKPIPALIENAVFRQRRTAIEFEDASVEMIEHVMAALAGLQIDNCRIEINAPEAPCFDGSALELSEEFLEAGIVEQPFPRKVISIQQPVTVDNEAGSFIQARPLNRSVMAIGYYLDYGAKSPVEPQCLTLEINPEVWMNQLAFSRTFVLEEEVAAMRELGYGQRLSAADLLVLGPDGPVDNELRTLDECVRHKMLDCLGDFALLGCDLHGYFSANQSGHALNRELIRQIRLTHQSTESETAWKVA; this is encoded by the coding sequence ATGCGAACTCGCCAACAGAGAACGCTGGCCAGATCAGTACAGTGTAGCGGAGTGGGGATCTTCACAAACTCTGATGTGAAAATTCGCTTTTTCCCCGCACCGGAAAATCATGGAATCCAGTTTGTCCGGACGGATCTGAGTGGATCCAAACCAATCCCGGCTTTGATTGAGAATGCCGTCTTTCGGCAGCGGCGGACTGCGATTGAATTCGAGGACGCTTCCGTCGAAATGATCGAGCATGTCATGGCCGCTCTGGCAGGATTGCAGATCGATAATTGCCGCATCGAGATCAATGCTCCCGAGGCTCCCTGTTTTGATGGTTCCGCGCTGGAACTGTCAGAGGAGTTTCTGGAAGCGGGAATCGTAGAACAGCCATTCCCCCGAAAAGTAATTTCGATTCAGCAGCCAGTGACTGTGGACAATGAGGCGGGCAGCTTTATTCAGGCCCGGCCTTTAAACCGGTCTGTCATGGCGATCGGCTACTATCTGGACTATGGCGCAAAGTCGCCGGTTGAACCTCAGTGCCTGACACTGGAAATCAATCCGGAGGTCTGGATGAACCAGTTGGCTTTTTCCCGCACGTTTGTGCTGGAAGAAGAAGTCGCAGCCATGCGTGAGCTGGGCTACGGTCAGCGGTTGAGTGCCGCCGATCTTCTGGTTCTGGGGCCGGATGGTCCCGTTGATAACGAATTAAGGACACTCGACGAATGTGTCCGACACAAAATGCTGGATTGCCTGGGAGATTTTGCTCTGCTGGGCTGTGACCTGCACGGTTATTTCAGCGCAAATCAGTCGGGGCACGCTCTGAATCGAGAGCTGATCCGGCAGATCAGGTTAACGCATCAATCCACGGAATCCGAAACAGCCTGGAAGGTTGCTTAA